From one Bacteroides eggerthii genomic stretch:
- the rimM gene encoding ribosome maturation factor RimM (Essential for efficient processing of 16S rRNA), which produces MIRKEEVYKIGIFNKPHGIHGELSFTFTDDIFDRVEAEYLICLLDGIFVPFFIEEYRFRSDTTALVKLEGVDTAERARMFTNIEVYFPVKHAEEAGPGELSWDFFVGFRMEEIHYGKLGEVTDVDTATLNTLFVVDYKGEELLIPAQEDFIIDIDRKHKVITMDLPEGLLALDDMEEV; this is translated from the coding sequence ATGATACGAAAAGAAGAAGTTTATAAGATAGGTATATTCAACAAGCCTCATGGTATTCATGGAGAATTGTCATTCACCTTTACGGATGACATTTTCGACCGCGTGGAAGCTGAATATCTCATTTGCTTGTTGGACGGGATATTTGTACCGTTCTTTATAGAAGAATATCGTTTTCGGTCGGACACTACGGCTCTCGTCAAACTTGAAGGAGTAGATACAGCCGAACGTGCACGCATGTTCACCAACATTGAGGTTTATTTTCCGGTGAAGCATGCGGAAGAAGCCGGACCGGGAGAGCTTAGTTGGGATTTCTTCGTAGGGTTCCGCATGGAAGAAATTCATTACGGCAAGTTAGGCGAAGTGACGGACGTGGATACCGCTACCCTGAATACACTGTTCGTGGTAGATTATAAAGGAGAAGAGCTACTGATTCCGGCACAGGAAGATTTTATTATAGATATTGACCGGAAGCATAAAGTCATTACGATGGACCTGCCGGAAGGGTTATTGGCTTTGGACGATATGGAAGAGGTGTAG
- the murA gene encoding UDP-N-acetylglucosamine 1-carboxyvinyltransferase, whose protein sequence is MASFVIEGGHSLSGDIYPQGAKNEVLQIICATLLTAEEVTVHNIPDILDVNNLIQLMRDMGVNVSKKDIDTYSFQAANVDLTYLESDEFLKRCSSLRGSVMLVGPMVARFGKAMISKPGGDKIGRRRLDTHFIGIQNLGADFAYNEKREVYEISARQLQGTYMLLDEASVTGTANILMAAVLAKGKTTIYNAACEPYIQQLCRMLNRMGARIEGIASNLLTIEGVDELHGTEHTILPDMIEVGSFIGMAAMTKSELTIKNVSHENLGIIPDSFRRLGIKMEQRGDDIHVPAQETYQIESFIDGSIMTIADAPWPGLTPDLLSVLLVVATQAKGSVLIHQKMFESRLFFVDKLIDMGAQIILCDPHRAVVIGHNHGFRLRGGNMTSPDIRAGIALLIAAMSADGISRIHNIEQIDRGYQDIERRLNSLGARITRI, encoded by the coding sequence ATGGCATCATTTGTTATAGAAGGCGGACACAGCCTCTCCGGTGACATTTATCCTCAAGGGGCAAAGAACGAGGTGTTGCAGATAATCTGCGCCACGCTGCTCACTGCCGAAGAAGTGACTGTACACAACATACCGGATATACTGGACGTGAACAACCTGATTCAATTGATGCGGGATATGGGAGTGAACGTTTCAAAGAAAGATATCGATACATATAGCTTTCAGGCTGCCAATGTAGATTTGACCTATCTGGAAAGCGATGAATTCCTGAAACGGTGCTCCAGCCTGCGCGGTTCGGTTATGCTGGTAGGACCAATGGTAGCACGTTTCGGCAAGGCTATGATTTCCAAGCCGGGCGGAGACAAGATAGGTCGCCGCCGCCTGGATACGCATTTCATCGGTATACAGAATTTGGGAGCAGACTTCGCGTATAACGAAAAGCGGGAAGTCTACGAAATATCCGCCCGACAGTTACAGGGCACTTATATGCTGCTGGATGAAGCATCTGTAACGGGAACGGCCAATATCCTAATGGCAGCTGTACTGGCAAAAGGGAAAACCACCATTTACAATGCCGCATGCGAACCCTATATACAGCAATTATGCCGGATGCTGAACCGCATGGGAGCCCGGATAGAGGGCATCGCCTCCAATCTGCTCACCATTGAAGGTGTGGATGAGCTGCATGGAACAGAGCATACTATCCTTCCGGACATGATTGAAGTAGGAAGTTTCATCGGCATGGCAGCCATGACGAAAAGCGAACTCACCATCAAGAATGTCTCACACGAAAATCTGGGTATTATCCCCGACAGCTTCCGACGCCTGGGCATCAAAATGGAGCAGCGCGGTGACGACATTCACGTTCCTGCACAGGAAACCTACCAGATAGAGTCTTTCATTGACGGTTCCATTATGACAATTGCCGATGCCCCATGGCCCGGACTCACTCCGGACCTGCTGAGTGTGTTGCTTGTGGTTGCCACACAAGCAAAAGGCAGTGTGCTGATACATCAAAAAATGTTCGAAAGCCGCCTGTTTTTTGTGGACAAGCTGATAGACATGGGGGCACAAATCATCCTATGCGATCCTCACCGGGCCGTAGTGATCGGGCACAATCATGGTTTCAGACTGCGTGGCGGAAACATGACATCTCCGGACATTCGTGCCGGCATCGCCTTACTGATAGCCGCCATGAGTGCCGACGGAATCAGCCGTATACACAATATCGAACAGATAGACCGCGGATACCAGGATATAGAAAGGCGGTTGAATTCGCTCGGAGCAAGAATAACAAGAATATGA
- a CDS encoding M23 family metallopeptidase, which produces MTANKKKKRRKAFWSNIKFKYRLTITNENTLEDIITLRVSKLNGLSVLLSVLTILFLVASLIVAFTPLRNYLPGYMNSEIRAQVVENALRVDSLQQLVDRQNLYIMNIQDIFQGKIKADTIHSIDSLTTVREDSLMERTQREAEFRKQYEETEKYNLTSITSRPDVDGLIFYRPTRGMISSPFNAEKKHFGTDIAANPGESVLATLDGTVILSTYTAETGYLIEVQHNQDFVSVYKHCGSLLKREGDIVKGGEAIALVGNTGQQTTGPHLHFELWHKGRAVNPELYIVF; this is translated from the coding sequence GTGACAGCAAATAAGAAGAAAAAAAGAAGAAAGGCTTTTTGGAGTAATATCAAGTTCAAGTACAGACTGACCATTACGAATGAGAATACCCTTGAGGATATTATCACGTTGCGTGTGTCCAAACTGAACGGGCTCTCCGTTTTGCTTTCCGTACTGACGATACTCTTTCTGGTTGCTTCCCTGATTGTTGCTTTTACCCCATTGCGCAACTATCTGCCCGGATACATGAACAGTGAAATTCGTGCGCAGGTTGTGGAGAATGCCTTGCGTGTAGATTCTCTCCAGCAGTTGGTAGACAGGCAGAACCTGTACATAATGAATATCCAAGATATTTTCCAAGGTAAAATAAAAGCCGATACCATCCACTCCATCGACTCGCTGACCACTGTGCGTGAAGACTCACTCATGGAGCGGACGCAACGCGAAGCGGAATTCCGTAAGCAATACGAAGAAACGGAAAAATACAACCTGACAAGTATCACCTCCCGCCCCGATGTGGACGGATTGATATTCTACCGCCCCACCCGCGGCATGATTTCATCTCCTTTCAATGCAGAAAAGAAGCATTTCGGAACAGATATAGCCGCCAATCCGGGTGAAAGTGTATTGGCAACTTTGGACGGGACAGTCATCCTAAGTACCTATACAGCCGAAACCGGCTATTTGATAGAAGTACAGCACAATCAGGATTTTGTGTCTGTCTACAAGCATTGCGGTTCCCTCCTGAAACGTGAAGGCGATATCGTAAAAGGCGGAGAAGCCATTGCATTAGTAGGGAACACCGGACAACAGACCACCGGACCTCATCTGCACTTCGAGCTATGGCATAAAGGAAGAGCTGTGAATCCGGAACTTTATATTGTATTTTGA
- a CDS encoding 1-deoxy-D-xylulose-5-phosphate reductoisomerase, translated as MKKQIAILGSTGSIGTQALQVIEEHPDRYEAYVLTANNRVDDLIAQARKFKPEAVVIANETKYQQLKDALADLPIKVYAGEEALCQIVAETPIDIVLTAMVGYAGLKPTMNAIRARKVIALANKETLVVAGELINDLARFSGTPILPVDSEHSAVFQCLTGEADNPIEKVILTASGGPFRTCTMEQLATVTKAQALKHPNWDMGAKITIDSASMMNKGFEVIEAKWLFGVRPDQIEVVVHPQSVIHSMVQFEDGAVKAQLGMPDMRLPIQYAFSYPERLKASFPRLDFKLCTDLTFEQPDTKRFRNLALAYEALHRAGNMPCIVNAANEIVVAAFLRDEISFLGMSDVIEKTMAHVSFIQKPTYEDYVATDAEARRIAKELINGN; from the coding sequence ATGAAGAAACAAATTGCCATACTTGGCTCTACCGGTTCTATCGGTACGCAGGCATTGCAAGTCATAGAGGAACATCCTGACCGGTACGAAGCCTACGTGCTGACAGCCAACAACCGGGTGGATGATCTGATTGCCCAGGCCCGTAAGTTCAAGCCTGAAGCAGTGGTAATAGCAAACGAAACCAAATATCAACAACTGAAAGACGCTCTTGCCGACCTGCCTATCAAAGTATATGCCGGCGAGGAAGCCTTGTGCCAGATTGTAGCGGAAACTCCCATTGACATAGTGTTGACCGCCATGGTGGGTTATGCCGGACTGAAACCGACCATGAACGCCATCCGCGCACGTAAAGTAATAGCCCTTGCCAACAAAGAGACATTGGTCGTGGCAGGCGAACTCATCAATGACCTGGCACGTTTCAGCGGTACTCCAATCCTGCCGGTAGACTCCGAGCACTCTGCTGTGTTCCAGTGTTTGACCGGAGAGGCAGACAACCCTATCGAAAAAGTTATACTGACAGCTTCCGGCGGCCCGTTCCGCACCTGCACAATGGAGCAGCTTGCCACCGTAACCAAAGCACAGGCCCTGAAACATCCCAACTGGGATATGGGAGCCAAAATCACCATAGACTCCGCTTCCATGATGAACAAAGGTTTCGAAGTGATTGAAGCCAAATGGCTGTTCGGTGTACGTCCCGATCAAATAGAAGTAGTGGTACATCCGCAATCAGTCATTCACTCAATGGTACAGTTTGAGGACGGAGCAGTGAAGGCACAGTTGGGGATGCCGGATATGCGCCTGCCCATCCAATACGCTTTCTCATATCCCGAACGCCTGAAAGCATCTTTCCCGCGGCTGGACTTCAAGCTCTGCACAGACTTGACATTTGAGCAACCGGATACAAAACGTTTCCGTAACCTGGCACTGGCATACGAAGCGTTGCATCGCGCAGGCAACATGCCATGCATCGTCAATGCCGCCAATGAAATAGTGGTAGCCGCTTTCTTGCGTGACGAAATATCCTTCCTTGGCATGAGTGATGTCATTGAAAAGACAATGGCACACGTATCCTTCATACAAAAGCCTACCTACGAAGACTATGTAGCAACGGATGCGGAAGCCCGGCGGATAGCAAAAGAACTGATAAATGGAAATTGA